The following coding sequences lie in one Syngnathoides biaculeatus isolate LvHL_M chromosome 16, ASM1980259v1, whole genome shotgun sequence genomic window:
- the hsd17b1 gene encoding estradiol 17-beta-dehydrogenase 1 gives MDKKVVLITGCSSGIGLSLAVRLASDPEQTFKVYATMRNLAKKERLLESVKGLHKDTLDVLQMDVTDRQSILDARDKVAEKRVDILVCNAGVGLMGPLEAHSLDSMKQILEVNLLGTIQTIKAFLPGMKAQHEGRILVTGSIGGLHGLPFNEVYCASKFAVEGACESLAVLLQHFNIYVSLIECGPVNTDFLVNLKKSELGDASLQHVDAHTLGLYEKYLQHCSYVFQNAAQDTEDIVKVFLDAMRSPSPAFRYFTSGAAPPLTELKVTQPDGLRYISAMSELIFSPDEQ, from the exons ATGGACAAGAAGGTGGTGTTGATCACGGGCTGCTCGTCCGGCATCGGCCTCAGCCTGGCGGTCCGTTTGGCCTCGGACCCGGAGCAAACTTTCAAAG TGTACGCCACCATGAGGAACCTGGCCAAAAAGGAGCGTCTTCTGGAAAGCGTCAAAGGCCTGCACAAGGACACGCTGGACGTTCTTCAGATGGACGTCACGGACCGACAGTCCATCCTGGATGCCAGGGACAAGGTTGCGGAGAAGCGAGTGGACATTCTAG TCTGCAACGCCGGGGTCGGTTTGATGGGTCCGCTGGAAGCTCACTCTTTGGACTCTATGAAGCAGATTCTAGAGGTCAACCTTCTGGGCACCATCCAGACCATCAAGGCCTTCCTGCCCGGGATGAAGGCTCAGCACGAGGGTCGCATCCTGGTCACGGGCAGCATCGGAGGCCTTCACG GCCTTCCCTTTAACGAGGTCTACTGCGCCAGTAAGTTCGCCGTCGAAGGAGCTTGCGAGAGTTTGGCCGTTCTCCTGCAACATTTCAACATCTA CGTCAGCCTTATCGAGTGCGGCCCCGTCAACACGGACTTCCTGGTCAACCTGAAGAAGTCGGAGCTCGGCGACGCGTCGCTGCAGCACGTAGACGCTCACACTCTGGGCCTGTACGAGAAGTACCTGCAGCATTGCAGTTACGTGTTCCAGAACGCAGCGCAAGACACGGAGGACATCGTCAAG GTGTTCTTGGACGCCATGCGGTCACCCAGTCCGGCCTTCAGGTACTTCACCAGCGGGGCGGCGCCCCCTCTGACCGAGCTGAAGGTCACGCAGCCAGACGGCCTCCGGTACATCAGCGCCATGAGCGAACTCATCTTCTCGCCCGACGAGCAGTGA
- the si:ch73-141c7.1 gene encoding coenzyme Q-binding protein COQ10 homolog, mitochondrial, whose protein sequence is MSVKSTQRLVGTLLDVVVVHSTKFFRGILQQGNGRRVCAGGFLTLSRATLARRSTSCGVDGPRRGFVNLAAPVARRRTEYAETRTVGYSPEQMFGLVSDVARYQQFVPWCKTSRVVGGGEGGDFRAELVVGFPPVLERYTSDVTLIPNHQVRALCTDGTLFSHLETIWRFEPGHKDAPESCKVHFYVSFEFKSLLHSQLARLFFDEAVKQMVSAFELRAAALYSRQKRATLRRRSS, encoded by the exons ATGTCCGTCAAGTCAACTCAGCGGCTCGTCGGGACTCTTTTGGATGTTGTTGTAGTCCACTCGACCAAGTTTTTCCGTGGAATTCTTCAACAAGGAAATGGCAG ACGTGTATGTGCCGGCGGGTTCCTGACATTGAGTCGGGCCACCTTGGCCCGGCGCTCCACGTCCTGCGGCGTCGACGGCCCGCGTCGCGGCTTCGTCAACCTGGCCGCCCCCGTCGCTCGCCGCAGAACCGAGTACGCCGAGACCCGGACCGTAGG CTACTCGCCGGAGCAGATGTTCGGCCTGGTGTCGGACGTGGCGCGGTACCAGCAATTTGTGCCCTGGTGCAAGACGTCTCGCGTCGTCGGCGGCGGCGAGGGCGGCGACTTCCGGGCCGAGCTGGTGGTCGGCTTCCCGCCCGTGCTGGAGCGCTACACCTCCGATGTCACGCTTATCCCCAACCACCAAGTCAGA GCCTTGTGTACCGACGGGACCCTCTTCAGCCATCTCGAGACAATCTGGAGGTTTGAGCCGGGACACAAAGACGCTCCGGAGTCCTGCAAAGTTCATTTTTAT GTGTCCTTCGAGTTCAAATCCTTGCTCCATTCTCAGCTGGCTCGTCTCTTCTTCGACGAGGCGGTAAAGCAGATGGTCAGCGCGTTTGAGTTACGGGCGGCCGCTCTCTACAGCCGCCAGAAGAGGGCGACGCTGAGGAGGCGGTCCTCATGA